From the genome of Vicia villosa cultivar HV-30 ecotype Madison, WI linkage group LG2, Vvil1.0, whole genome shotgun sequence, one region includes:
- the LOC131649041 gene encoding uncharacterized protein LOC131649041, which translates to MEFTSLDDFREAIREWTILNGREITFVKNEGYRVRVECKAKCGFLMLCSKVGHKHTYAIKTIKETHTCARVLDNKTANSKWVAKAVVKKMQTYDNLRICDIIQDMRQNYGVGITVGRAWKAKMIARQMIEGDADKQYSNLWRYAAELHRVSAGNTVKINIERPSPSIQPRFGSFYFYFEGCKKWFINGCRPFIGVDGCHLKTKYGGQLLIAVGRDPNDQYFPLAFGVVETETKESWKWFIQLLMEDIGIEKRYVFISDQQKGLVAVFEEMFERIEHIL; encoded by the exons ATGGAGTTCACTTCCCTAGATGACTTTAGGGAGGCTATACGTGAGTGGACAATTTTAAATGGGAGGGAAATAACATTtgtaaaaaatgaggggtataggGTGAGAGTTGAATGTAAGGCCAAGTGTGGTTTTTTAATGCTTTGTTCCAAAGTGGGCCACAAGCACACTTATGCTATTAAGACTATAAAGGAAAcccacacatgtgctagggttttgGATAACAAAACTGCAAATTCAAAGTGGGTGGCCAAGGCAGTTGTAAAGAAAATGCAGACTTATGACAACTTGAGGATCTGTGATATTATTCAAGATATGAGGCAAAATTATGGAGTGGGTATCACTGTGGGCAGGGCATGGAAAGCAAAAATGATAGCAAGACAAATGATAGAAGGGGATGCAGACAAGCAATATTCAAATTTGTGGAGGTATGCAGCTGAATTGCATAGGGTGAGTGCTGGAAACACTGTAAAGATCAACATTGAGAGACCGTCACCTTCCATCCAACCAAGGTTTGGttctttctatttctattttgagGGATGTAAAAAATGGTTCATAAATGGTTGTAGACCTTTTATTGGGGTGGATGGTTGTCATCTGAAGACTAAGTATGGAGGTCAGTTGTTGATAGCAGTGGGAAGGGACCCCAATGATCAATATTTTCCACTGGCCTTTGGGGTTGTTGAAACAGAAACAAAAGAATCTTGGAAGTGGTTTATACAGTTGTTAATGGAAGATATTGGAATAGAGAAGAGATATGTATTTATCTCAGACCAGCAAAAG GGTTTGGTGGCTGTATTTGAAGAAATGTTTGAGAGAATTGAGCACATACTTTGA